A single genomic interval of uncultured Pseudodesulfovibrio sp. harbors:
- a CDS encoding PLDc N-terminal domain-containing protein: MIADFSALTMTQWIVIISLVAVCFSFSAWSILDAWKRNFESVNEKVLWIQISIFIPILGSLAYLALGRKRGSKRA; the protein is encoded by the coding sequence ATGATCGCGGATTTTTCTGCCCTCACCATGACGCAATGGATTGTCATCATTTCACTGGTCGCAGTCTGTTTTTCCTTCAGCGCATGGTCCATTCTGGATGCCTGGAAGCGGAATTTCGAGTCGGTCAATGAAAAGGTTCTCTGGATTCAGATCTCTATTTTTATTCCCATTCTCGGCTCTCTCGCGTATCTTGCTCTCGGTAGAAAACGAGGGAGCAAACGAGCATGA